In Aspergillus fumigatus Af293 chromosome 2, whole genome shotgun sequence, a genomic segment contains:
- the tcsB gene encoding putative sensor histidine kinase/response regulator TcsB/Sln1, whose translation MRIPIAVQLGLLVLVTALVGLAVLSIATWVNNYNFVVDVQSDGLELVAKIKARQIASNLQLLESTCKTIVTRLLIQGALGRFYNGNSSDSNWTSSVTDVQSALGSNNYMDLYQVIIFSRNGQGDRHGLLNVTAKDIAEIALPYTHPDGTAVMLGEEGLGYPPALYPNLTYVAASDGSSTTDVYAFSDYKLGLDTALLLGPLPINSSFSLISVTVPIINNTSATDILGYMTVVASAANLQATINSRDGLGQTAQILLLGPSRLDNQFARDAYAATATSAPDVERLSHAEVHYVFEPTPLPGQSSRHGGNLSMSSFALSRYPLAWKLMSKPWAESNDSISDLSTRNEHGYQVAVGAIRPKTSMAQWILLVEQTQAEAFAPINKLRKIILACVFGTIGFIILIVPPLTHLAVAPIRRLSEATRKSIEPPSQPPHDCPPSSGPYIVGTAEAETEPRAFGDHMDEKGLVAWVKHFRRRDRPHSTHSNGSRNHAGAFQIPGRVKERKHLITDELTELTSTFNEMSDELSIHYHRLEERVAERTRELEAAKLAAETANESKTLFIANISHELKTPLNGILGMCTVCMGEDDLPRIKKSLQVVYKSGDLLLHLLNDLLTFSKNQIDQAIRLEEREFRLSDIRSQLAVIFQNQVQEKHIDFNVNFVSNDTLPPQADGFQEKTSLPAAPALGPPGTGRLRDMVLWGDQHRILQVLINLVSNSLKFTPEHGKVEVRIKCVREAETPGSPRTSLQDSRRNSRLRSQPPSHDSSQPRDPVDGLVQEEYHTPVLSQLRTLIFQFEVEDNGPGVAPHLQKRVFEPFVQGDLGLNRKYGGTGLGLSICAQLSRLMNGKITLESEPGKGALFTVEIPLKFVKEAAPSTPSSSAAGSRTPSVFSLDDLPGLARPPSNNGSVRSDPLTNFEKQDLQPRLVGLSQPFFTPTPSSPAPSTPRATPADGAKPEVKDNTSGKVRVLVAEDNVVNQEVVLRMLRLEEVYDVTVVKDGQEAYDTVKANMEEGKVFDVIFMDIQMPNLDGLESTRLIRGMGYSAPIVALSAFSEESNIKDCMDSGMDMFISKPIRRPALKQVLNRSRKSRRMRKIHSPGRSQ comes from the exons ATGCGCATTCCAATTGCTGTGCAGCTCGGCCTGCTGGTCCTTGTGACCGCCCTAGTGGGCCTGGCCGTGCTGTCCATCGCTACG TGGGTTAACAACTACAATTTTGTGGTCGATGTCCA ATCCGATGGACTCGAGCTGGTCGCGAAGATCAAGGCACGCCAGATCGCTTCCAATCTCCAACTTCTCGAATCGACGTGCAAAACCATCGTTACTCGCCTGCTGATCCAGGGTGCTCTCGGTCGGTTTTACAATGGGAACTCGAGTGATTCGAACTGGACCTCGTCCGTCACGGATGTGCAGTCCGCCCTCGGCAGTAACAATTATATGGACCTGTATCAAGTCATTATTTTCTCTCGAAATGGCCAAGGCGATCGACACGGATTGCTCAATGTCACTGCCAAAGATATTGCCGAGATCGCTCTTCCCTACACTCACCCGGACGGCACTGCTGTCATGCTCGGAGAGGAAGGTCTCGGTTACCCTCCCGCGCTCTACCCGAATCTGACATATGTCGCGGCCTCCGACGGCTCCTCCACAACCGATGTGTACGCCTTCTCGGACTACAAGCTGGGACTTGAcactgcgcttcttcttggaccGCTGCCGATCAACAGCTCCTTTTCCCTGATTTCAGTCACAGTGCCCATCATCAACAATACTTCCGCCACTGACATTCTTGGATACATGAC TGTCGTCGCTAGTGCCGCCAATTTGCAGGCCACGATCAACTCCCGCGATGGCTTGGGCCAAACTGCCCAGATTCTCCTGCTCGGTCCTTCCCGCTTAGACAATCAGTTTGCCCGGGACGCCTACGCGGCCACAGCGACCTCGGCCCCGGACGTGGAAAGACTCTCGCACGCCGAGGTCCACTACGTGTTCGAGCCTACTCCACTTCCCGGTCAGAGCAGCAGGCACGGCGGCAACTTGAGCATGAGTAGCTTTGCCCTGTCTAGATATCCGCTGGCATGGAAGCTCATGTCAAAACCGTGGGCGGAGTCCAACGACTCGATCAGCGATCTATCAACCAGAAACGAACACGGATATCAGGTTGCGGTCGGCGCGATTCGGCCCAAGACGTCGATGGCACAGTGGATCCTGTTGGTCGAACAGACGCAGGCGGAGGCCTTCGCCCCGATCAACAAGCTCAGGAAAATCATTCTGGCATGCGTCTTTGGGACTATAGGGTTCATTATCCTGATCGTTCCTCCGCTCACCCATCTGGCCGTGGCCCCGATTCGCCGGTTGAGCGAGGCCACGCGCAAGTCGATCGAGCCCCCGTCCCAGCCTCCGCATGATTGCCCTCCCTCCAGCGGACCGTACATTGTAGGAACCGCCGAGGCGGAGACGGAGCCCCGTGCCTTTGGCGACCAcatggatgagaagggtcTCGTAGCCTGGGTGAAACATTTCCGACGACGGGACCGGCCCCACAGCACACACAGCAATGGCAGTCGCAACCACGCCGGAGCGTTCCAGATTCCGGGCCGAGTGAAGGAGCGCAAGCATCTCATCACAGACGAACTGACGGAGCTGACGAGCACTTTCAACGAGATGTCCGACGAGCTTTCCATCCATTACCATCGGCTTGAAGAACGAGTGGCGGAACGAACTCGCGAGCTGGAAGCCGCCAAGTTGGCCGCGGAGACTGCGAACGAGAGCAAGACGTTGTTCATCGCCAATATCTCACACGAGCTCAAGACTCCGCTGAATGGCATCTTGGGCATGTGTACAGTGTGTATGGGCGAAGACGATCTTCCAAGGATCAAGAAGTCGTTGCAGGTCGTTTACAAGTCGGGGGATCTTTTACTGCATCTTTTGAACGACTTGTTGACCTTTAGTAAGAACCAAATCGATCAAGCAATTCGGCTAGAAGAGCGGGAATTCAGATTGTCAGACATCCGGTCTCAGCTGGCGGTCATTTTCCAGAATCAGGTGCAGGAGAAACACATCGACTTCAATGTCAACTTTGTCAGCAATGATACCCTCCCGCCACAGGCCGATGGCTTCCAGGAAAAGACGTCCCTACCGGCTGCCCCCGCGCTTGGCCCACCAGGCACTGGCCGATTGAGGGACATGGTATTATGGGGTGATCAACATCGCATCCTTCAGGTTTTGATCAACCTGGTCAGCAACAGTCTTAAATTCACGCCCGAGCATGGCAAGGTCGAGGTCCGCATCAAATGCGTCCGGGAAGCGGAAACCCCCGGCAGTCCCAGAACCTCCTTGCAGGACTCTCGACGCAATTCGCGACTGCGATCCCAACCACCCTCGCATGACAGTTCTCAGCCCCGTGACCCCGTGGACGGCCTCGTTCAGGAAGAATATCACACCCCCGTGCTTTCGCAGTTACGAACGCTGATCTTCCAGTTTGAGGTCGAGGATAATGGTCCCGGTGTTGCCCCGCATTTACAGAAACGCGTCTTCGAGCCCTTTGTGCAGGGCGATCTCGGACTGAATCGAAAGTATGGAGGTACCGGGTTGGGGCTCAGTATCTGCGCCCAGTTGTCTCGCTTGATGAATGGCAAGATCACTCTTGAAAGCGAGCCGGGCAAAGGCGCCTTGTTCACTGTGGAGATTCCGTTGAAATTTGTCAAGGAAGCAGCGCCGAGCACCCCCAGTTCCAGTGCAGCTGGATCACGCACACCTAGCGTTTTCTCGCTTGACGATCTTCCCGGTCTCGCGCGACCGCCGTCGAACAATGGCTCTGTCCGCAGCGATCCGTTGACCAACTTCGAGAAGCAGGATCTGCAACCTCGGCTTGTTGGACTCAGTCAGCCTTTCTTTACCCCTACACCGTCATCCCCCGCACCGTCGACTCCCAGAGCTACTCCGGCCGATGGAGCCAAGCCAGAAGTGAAAGATAACACGTCTGGCAAGGTGCGCGTATTGGTAGCTGAGGACAACGTAGTGAACCAGGAGGTGGTCCTTCG CATGCTTCGGTTAGAAGAAGTATATGATGTAACGGTCGTCAAAGACGGCCAAGAAGCCTACGACACTGTCAAGGCGAATATGGAAGAGGGCAAAGTATTTGACGTGATCTTCATGGACATTCAG ATGCCCAACCTCGACGGCCTAGAGAGCACCCGTCTCATCCGGGGCATGGGCTACTCGGCGCCGATCGTTGCCCTCAGCGCTTTCTCGGAAGAGAGTAATATCAAAGACTGCATGGACTCGGGCATGGACATGTTCATCAG TAAACCCATCCGACGTCCTGCTTTGAAACAAGTTTTGAACCGATCCCGGAAGAGCCGGAGAATGCGCAAGATTCATAGCCCTGGCCGAAGCCAGTAG
- a CDS encoding putative protein kinase yields MALILLYGYVMRRGVLWLFLFEMMTSTNLDLASEQKYVAVKVLASNHQEQALSGELGIYKHLSRLKSSHIGSAYIRGLDRRFSESLFKETLLCILQALDFLHREGNVVHTGMSPATADRREYLLEMTDGVTDIKATNIMLRIDDESILEDFEKAEQQSPSPEKVVGKNRTIYTSRRLRLPHDDLWGQPVLCDLGLARIGRAHTGLIQPEIYRAPEVLFDMGWGHSADIWNLGVMAWDIFEGRPLFSALDEDQEYSPSHHVADGDGGCSWAATVVLHPAKPGNSQCIFRERSFSLSSLADQANDFIGEWLGEGGVTIPNTSLERLEEKLNGNGQQSFLQFTRSMLQWTPETRKTAKELLKDPWRNS; encoded by the exons ATGGCGCTTATTCTACTGTATGGCTATGTCATGAGAAGGGGTGTGctttggctttttcttttcgaGATGATGACCAGTACTAACCTGGATCTCGCAAGTGAACAAAAATACGTAGCTGTTAAAGTCTTGGCCAGTAATCATCAGGAGCAAGCCCTATCTGGAGAGTTGGGCATCTATAAACACTTGAGCCGTCTGAAATCGTCCCATATCGGAAGTGCCTATATTCGCGGCTT GGACCGGAGGTTTAGCGAGTCTTTGTTCAAGGAAACCTTGCTATGTATCCTACAGGCTCTTGATTTCCTTCATAGAGAAGGGAATGTTGTTCATACCGGTATGTCCCCCGCAACAGCTGATAGGCGGGAATATTTGTTGGAAATGACTGATGGTGTTACAGACATCAAAGCGACGAACATCATGCTTcgcattgatgatgaatcGATATTAGAAGACTTCGAGAAAGCCGAGCAGCAAAGCCCAAGTCCAGAGAAAGTCGTGGGTAAGAACCGCACAATATACACTTCGCGAAGACTGCGCCTACCTCATGACGATCTATGGGGTCAGCCAGTCCTATGTGACCTTGGACTGGCCAGGATCGGACGTGCTCACACGGGATTGATCCAACCCGAAATTTATAGAGCCCCTGAGGTACTTTTTGACATGGGATGGGGCCATAGTGCCGATATCTGGAACCTTGGAGTCATG GCGTGGGATATTTTCGAAGGGAGACCTTTATTCAGTGCGCTTGATGAAGACCAGGAATACTCGCCGTCCCACCACGTAGCGGACGGAGATGGTGGCTGTTCTTGGGCTGCCACCGTTGTCCTTCATCCAGCGAAGCCAGGAAACTCGCAATGTATTTTCAGAGAAAGGTCCTTCTCACTTTCTTCTTTAGCTGATCAAGCTAATGATTTCATAGGCGAATGGCTCGGCGAGGGCGGTGTCACCATTCCGAATACTTCCCTTGAGAGATTAGAGGAGAAACTCAACGGGAACGGCCAACAATCTTTCCTGCAATTCACACGATCGATGTTGCAATGGACCCCTGAGACAAGAAAGACAGCAAAGGAGCTATTGAAGGATCCTTGGCGTAATTCGTAG
- a CDS encoding putative glycosyl hydrolase, with translation MRAGFVFPILAPSVAAITPTARAETALEALQTWYNTTSGIWNTCGWWNGASCMTVVADLADVDDAVREVAVGVFENTFSVAPRSNPAPGRGNDTYNGVIKHHRPQPVSRRRAGVDVSQWLDGAYDDDAWWALAWIAAFDVTGRPEYLDLAEGVFDELSKVWPSRCGGGIYWDYTHTYVNAIANELFLSLAAHLANRASDKEYYVDWAQREWDWFQGSGMINANHTINDGLTESCENNGQTTWTYNQGVILGGLAELYRASPNATFLESAGEIARAAIAALSDSDGVMHEPCEPSSCTGDSTQFKGIFIRNLRLLHSVAPDEEYSRVITASADSIWVNDRDANNQMGVNWAGPIERVDASSHSSATDALVAAIGLS, from the exons aTGCGCGCCGGATTCGTCTTTCCAATCCTCGCGCCCTCGGTCGCGGCTATAACGCCGACAGCACGCGCGGAAACGGCCCTCGAAGCGCTGCAGACCTGGTACAACACCACCAGCGGCATCTGGAATACCTGCGGCTGGTGGAACGGGGCCAGCTGTATGACCGTTGTTGCGGACCTGGCGGACGTGGACGACGCGGTGCGCGAGGTTGCGGTCGGGGTCTTTGAGAATACGTTTTCGGTGGCCCCGAGATCGAACCCCGCGCCGGGACGCGGGAATGACACGTACAACGGGGTGATTAAGCATCATCGCCCGCAGCCGGTGAGTCGGCGGCGCGCAGGGGTTGATGTTTCGCAGTGGCTGGATGGCGCGTACGACGACGATGCCTGGTGGGCGTTGGCGTGGATCGCGGCGTTCGATGTCACTGGCAGACCGGAGTATCTTGATCTTGCGGAGGGAGTGTTCGACGAATTG AGTAAGGTGTGGCCGTCGAGATGCGGGGGAGGCATCTACTGGGACTACACGCATACATACGTCAACGCGATTGCAAACGAGCTGTTTCTCTCGCTCGCAGCACACCTGGCGAATCGCGCTTCGGACAAGGAGTATTATGTTGACTGGGCTCAACGCGAGTGGGACTGGTTCCAAGGCAGCGGGATGATCAACGCGAACCACACCATCAACGACGGGCTGACAGAAAGCTGCGAGAATAATGGACAAACCAC TTGGACCTATAATCAAGGAGTCATCCTTGGCGGACTAGCCGAGTTATACCGCGCCTCTCCTAACGCAACATTCCTGGAGTCAGCAGGGGAGATTGCTAGAGCGGCTATTGCGGCGCTGAGTGACTCGGATGGGGTGATGCACGAGCCCTGCGAGCCTAGCAGCTGTACAGGCGATAGTACGCAGTTCAAGGGCATCTTCATCCGCAACCTGCGCTTGCTGCACAGCGTGGCCCCAGACGAGGAGTACTCGCGGGTGATTACAGCGTCAGCGGATAGTATCTGGGTGAATGATCGCGATGCGAACAATCAGATGGGGGTCAATTGGGCTGGTCCTATTGAGCGGGTGGATGCTTCCTCTCATAGTTCGGCTACGGATGCGTTGGTTGCTGCCATTGGATTGTCGTAG
- a CDS encoding putative glucan 1,4-alpha-glucosidase: protein MPRLSYALCALSLGHAAIAAPQLSARATGSLDSWLGTETTVALNGILANIGADGAYAKSAKPGIIIASPSTSEPDYYYTWTRDAALVTKVLVDLFRNGNLGLQKVITEYVNSQAYLQTVSNPSGGLASGGLAEPKYNVDMTAFTGAWGRPQRDGPALRATALIDFGNWLIDNGYSSYAVNNIWPIVRNDLSYVSQYWSQSGFDLWEEVNSMSFFTVAVQHRALVEGSTFAKRVGASCSWCDSQAPQILCYMQSFWTGSYINANTGGGRSGKDANTVLASIHTFDPEAGCDDTTFQPCSPRALANHKVYTDSFRSVYAINSGIPQGAAVSAGRYPEDVYYNGNPWFLTTLAAAEQLYDAIYQWKKIGSISITSTSLAFFKDIYSSAAVGTYASSTSTFTDIINAVKTYADGYVSIVQAHAMNNGSLSEQFDKSSGLSLSARDLTWSYAAFLTANMRRNGVVPAPWGAASANSVPSSCSMGSATGTYSTATATSWPSTLTSGSPGSTTTVGTTTSTTSGTAAETACATPTAVAVTFNEIATTTYGENVYIVGSISELGNWDTSKAVALSASKYTSSNNLWYVSVTLPAGTTFEYKYIRKESDGSIVWESDPNRSYTVPAACGVSTATENDTWQ, encoded by the exons ATGCCTCGCCTTTCCTACGCGCTCTGTGCGCTGTCTCTCGGGCATGCTGCTATTGCAGCTCCTCAGTTATCCGCTCGTGCTACCGGCAGCTTGGACTCCTGGTTGGGTACTGAGACCACCGTTGCGCTCAATGGTATTCTGGCCAACATCGGTGCCGACGGTGCTTATGCGAAGAGCGCTAAGCCTGGCATAATCATTGCCAGTCCGAGCACCAGCGAACCAGACT ACTACTATACCTGGACGAGAGATGCTGCTCTCGTCACGAAAGTCCTGGTCGACCTCTTCCGCAACGGCAACCTGGGTCTGCAGAAAGTCATTACCGAATACGTCAACTCTCAGGCGTACTTGCAGACCGTGTCTAATCCGTCGGGTGGTCTTGCGAGCGGAGGTCTCGCGGAGCCTAAGTACAACGTCGACATGACGGCCTTTACCGGAGCCTGGGGTCGTCCTCAGCGTGATGGTCCGGCTCTGCGGGCCACCGCCCTCATCGACTTTGGCAACTGGCTGATT GACAACGGCTACTCCAGCTATGCTGTCAACAACATCTGGCCCATTGTGCGCAACGACTTGTCCTACGTTTCTCAGTACTGGAGCCAGAGTGGCTTTG ATCTCTGGGAAGAAGTCAACTCCATGTCCTTCTTCACCGTCGCTGTCCAGCACCGTGCCCTCGTGGAGGGAAGCACGTTCGCTAAACGGGTGGGAGCGTCGTGCTCGTGGTGTGACTCGCAGGCCCCCCAGATCCTCTGCTACATGCAGAGTTTCTGGACTGGCTCGTATATCAACGCCAACACCGGTGGTGGCCGGTCCGGCAAGGATGCCAACACCGTCCTCGCCAGCATCCATACCTTCGACCCCGAAGCCGGCTGCGACGATACTACTTTCCAGCCCTGCTCTCCTCGGGCCCTTGCCAACCACAAGGTGTACACCGATTCGTTCCGCTCGGTCTACGCGATCAACTCCGGCATCCCACAGGGCGCTGCCGTTTCCGCTGGCCGCTACCCCGAGGACGTCTACTACAACGGCAACCCTTGGTTCCTCACCACCCTCGCCGCTGCCGAGCAGCTCTACGACGCTATCTAccagtggaagaagatcggttccatcagcatcaccaGCACCtccctcgccttcttcaaggacatCTACAGCTCCGCCGCGGTCGGCACCTACGCCTCTAGCACCTCCACCTTCAcggacatcatcaacgcGGTCAAGACCTACGCAGACGGCTACGTGAGCATCGTCCAGGCACACGCCATGAACAACGGCTCCCTTTCGGAGCAATTCGACAAGTCCTCTGGGCTGTCCCTCTCCGCCCGCGATCTGACCTGGTCCTACGCCGCTTTCCTCACCGCCAACATGCGTCGTAACGGCGTGGTGCCTGCCCCCTGGGGCGCCGCCTCCGCCAACTCCGTCCCCTCGTCTTGCTCCATGGGCTCGGCCACGGGCACCTACAGCACCGCGACAGCCACCTCCTGGCCCAGCACGCTGACCAGCGGCTCGCCAggcagcaccaccaccgtggGCACCACGACCAGTACCACCTCTGGCACCGCCGCCGAGACCGCCTGTGCGACCCCTACCGCCGTGGCCGTCACCTTTAACGAGatcgccaccaccacctacGGCGAGAATGTTTACATTGTTGGGTCCATCTCCGAGCTCGGGAACTGGGATACCAGCAAAGCAGTGGCCCTGAGTGCGTCCAAGTATACCTCCAGCAATAACCTCTGGTACGTGTCCGTCACCCTGCCGGCTGGCACGACATTCGAGTACAAGTATATCCGCAAGGAAAGCGATGGCTCGATCGTGTGGGAGAGTGACCCCAACCGCTCGTATACGGTGCCGGCAGCTTGTGGAGTGTCTACTGCGACCGAGAATGATACTTGGCAGTGA
- a CDS encoding putative alpha-amylase, with protein sequence MKWIAQLFPLSLCSSLLGQAAHALTPAEWRSQSIYFLLTDRFGREDNSTTAACDVTQRLYCGGSWQGIINHLDYIQGMGFTAIWITPVTEQFYENTGDGTSYHGYWQQNIHEVNANYGTAQDLRDLANALHARGMYLMVDVVANHMGYNGAGNSVNYGVFTPFDSATYFHPYCLITDYNNQTAVEDCWLGDTTVSLPDLDTTSTAVRSIWYDWVKGLVANYSIDGLRIDTVKHVEKDFWPGYNDAAGVYCVGEVFSGDPQYTCPYQNYLDGVLNYPIYYQLLYAFQSTSGSISNLYNMISSVASDCADPTLLGNFIENHDNPRFASYTSDYSQAKNVISFMFFSDGIPIVYAGQEQHYSGGADPANREAVWLSGYSTSATLYSWIASTNKIRKLAISKDSAYITSKNNPFYYDSNTLAMRKGSVAGSQVITVLSNKGSSGSSYTLSLSGTGYSAGATLVEMYTCTTLTVDSSGNLAVPMVSGLPRVFVPSSWVSGSGLCGDSISTTATAPSATTSATATRTACAAATAIPILFEELVTTTYGESIYLTGSISQLGNWDTSSAIALSASKYTSSNPEWYVTVTLPVGTSFEYKFVKKGSDGSIAWESDPNRSYTVPTGCAGTTVTVSDTWR encoded by the exons ATGAAGTGGATCGCGCAGCTCTTCCCGTTGTCCCTGTGCTCGTCCCTGCTCGGACAGGCTGCCCATGCTCTGACCCCAGCCGAATGGCGCAGTCAATCGATCTATTTCCTCCTGACCGATCGGTTCGGCCGAGAAGACAATTCCACGACTGCTGCCTGCGATGTCACGCAACGA CTGTATTGCGGCGGGAGCTGGCAGGGGATCATCAATCAT CTCGACTACATTCAAGGCATGGGATTTACTGCCATATGGATCACCCCCGTAACTGAGCAGTTCTATGAGAACACCGGCGATGGTACTTCGTACCATGGATACTGGCAGCAGAATAT CCACGAGGTCAATGCCAATTATGGAACGGCACAAGATCTTAGAGATCTGGCCAACGCTCTGCACGCGCGTGGCATGTACTTGATGGTCGATGTGGTCGCCAACCATATG GGCTACAACGGAGCGGGAAACTCGGTCAACTACGGTGTCTTCACTCCGTTTGATTCCGCTACCTATTTCCACCCATACTGTCTCATCACCGACTACAACAACCAAACAGCTGTGGAGGACTGCTGGCTGGGAGATACTACTGTCTCGCTACCCGATCTCGACACGACCAGCACGGCAGTGCGAAGCATCTGGTATGATTGGGTGAAGGGATTGGTTGCCAACTACTCCA TCGACGGCCTGCGCATCGACACGGTGAAGCATGTCGAGAAAGACTTCTGGCCCGGCTACAATGACGCTGCTGGCGTCTACTGTGTCGGTGAAGTCTTTTCGGGTGATCCACAATATACCTGTCCATACCAGAATTACCTGGATGGTGTACTCAACTACCCCAT ATACTATCAACTTCTCTACGCGTTCCAATCGACCAgcggcagcatcagcaaTCTGTACAACATGATCAGCTCCGTTGCGTCTGACTGTGCGGATCCCACTTTGCTCGGCAACTTTATCGAGAACCATGATAACCCCCGATTTGCCTC CTATACGAGCGACTATTCGCAAGCCAAGAACgtcatctccttcatgtTCTTCTCCGACGGCATCCCCATTGTCTACGCCGGACAGGAGCAGCACTACAGCGGCGGTGCTGACCCTGCCAACCGCGAGGCTGTCTGGCTGTCTGGATACTCGACCAGCGCTACGCTGTACAGCTGGATTGCCTCTACCAACAAGATTCGCAAGCTAGCGATTTCCAAAGACTCAGCCTACATAACATCCAAG AACAACCCGTTCTACTATGATTCCAATACTCTCGCTATGCGCAAGGGCTCAGTCGCTGGCTCTCAAGTCATTACCGTCCTCAGTAACAAGGGATCCTCGGGCAGTTCCTACACCCTCTCTCTCAGCGGCACGGGCTACTCCGCCGGCGCCACCCTTGTCGAGATGTATACATGCACTACTCTCACCGTGGACTCGAGCGGAAATCTCGCCGTGCCAATGGTATCCGGCTTGCCCAGAGTTTTCGTGCCCTCGTCATGGGTCAGTGGGAGTGGCCTCTGCGGCGACTCTATCTCCACCACGGCGACCGCCCCCAGTGCCACCACGAGCGCAACAGCGACAAGAACAGCATGCGCAGCTGCCACAGCCATTCCGAttctcttcgaggagctcgTGACAACTACCTACGGCGAGTCCATCTACCTGACCGGCTCGATCAGCCAACTCGGGAACTGGGACACGAGTTCTGCGATTGCTCTGTCGGCGAGTAAATACACCTCGTCGAACCCTGAGTGGTATGTCACCGTGACCCTGCCTGTTGGCACCTCATTTGAGTACAAATTCGTCAAGAAGGGGTCGGATGGGAGCATCGCGTGGGAAAGTGATCCGAACCGGTCGTATACGGTGCCGACTGGGTGTGCGGGAACGACCGTGACGGTGTCTGATAcgtggagatga
- a CDS encoding putative aldehyde dehydrogenase produces the protein MSTITVTGAAGRQITVPTGLFIHNEFTPSSSNETLTVENPTTGSTLGTVSAATAADVERAVTSATTGFQTWRTTPGPERGRLLLKLADLIERDAEEFASLEAVDAGILYTDSMGMNIPQAVANLRYYAGWADKIDGKTLEIPGGVGYTFREPLGVCAAIVPWNAPLMITIWKLAPALATGNSLIIKTSENSPLYGQKLAQLIVEAGFPAGVVNILAGLGLPAGQSLAEHPAIRKVSFTGSSATGRKILAAAAKTNLKKVSLELGGKGPSIVFDDCDLDNALLWTRIGITANNGQICAAGSRIYVQDTIYDKFLAAYVRAAKENPGVVGDPLDPATTKGPIVNGAQHRRILGYIAQGKETGARLLFGGEKVGETGYFVENTAFADVAEDAAIMKEEIFGPVASIAKFSTEEEVIRKANDTLHGLSAAIFTTNVNRAHRVSRALESGQVTVNAWAMLSANAPFGGVKESGFGRDMGEEALEGWTSVKTVKYMIM, from the exons ATGTCCACCATCACTGTCACTGGCGCCGCTGGCCGCCAAATTACCG TCCCCACGGGCCTCTTCATCCACAACGAATTCAccccctcatcctccaacgAGACCCTCACCGTCGAGAACCCAACCACAGGAAGCACCCTCGGCACCGTCtccgccgccaccgccgccgatGTCGAACGCGCCGTTACCTCGGCCACCACCGGCTTCCAGACCTGGCGGACAACCCCCGGCCCCGAGCGCGGCCGACTCCTCCTCAAGCTCGCCGACCTGATCGAGCGGGACGCCGAGGAGTTTGCCAGTCTTGAGGCGGTCGACGCCGGAATCCTCTACACCGACAGCATGGGCATGAACATCCCGCAGGCCGTGGCCAACCTGCGGTACTACGCCGGCTGGGCGGACAAGATCGACGGCAAGACCCTGGAGATCCCGGGGGGCGTTGGATATACCTTCCGCGAGCCGCTGGGGGTCTGCGCGGCCATTGTGCCATGGAATGCCCCATT GATGATCACCATCTGGAAACTCGCCCCGGCCCTAGCCACCGGCAactctctcatcatcaaaaccTCCGAAAACTCCCCGCTATACGGACAGAAGCTCGCCCAACTCATCGTCGAAGCCGGCTTCCCCGCCGGGGTcgtcaacatcctcgcgGGCCTGGGCCTCCCCGCCGGCCAGAGCCTCGCCGAGCACCCGGCCATCCGCAAAGTGTCCTTCACCGGCTCCAGCGCCACCGGGCGGAAGAtcctcgccgccgcggcCAAGACGAACCTGAAAAAGGTCTCGCTGGAGCTCGGCGGCAAGGGCCCCTCCATCGTGTTCGACGACTGCGATCTGGACAACGCGCTCCTCTGGACGCGGATCGGCATCACCGCCAACAACGGGCAGATCTGCGCGGCGGGATCGCGCATCTACGTCCAGGACACGATCTACGACAAGTTCCTCGCGGCGTATGTGCGTGCCGCCAAGGAGAACCCCGGGGTGGTGGGCGATCCGCTGGACCCGGCCACCACCAAGGGGCCGATCGTCAATGGGGCCCAGCACCGGAGGATCCTGGGGTACATCGCGCAGGGCAAGGAGACGGGCGCGCGGCTGCTGTTTGGCGGGGAGAAGGTCGGCGAGACCGGGTATTTCGTGGAGAATACGGCGTTTGCGGACGTGGCCGAGGATGCGGCCATtatgaaggaggagatttTTGGGCCGGTGGCG AGTATCGCCAAGTTCTCGACCGAAGAGGAAGTCATCCGCAAGGCGAACGACACCCTGCACGGCCTCAGCGCGGCGATCTTCACCACCAACGTGAATCGCGCGCACCGGGTGAGCCGCGCGCTGGAGTCGGGCCAGGTGACGGTCAACGCGTGGGCGATGCTCAGCGCGAATGCGCCGTTTGGAGGGGTCAAGGAGAGCGGGTTCGGTCGGGACATGGGCgaggaggcgctggaggGGTGGACGTCGGTCAAGACGGTCAAGTATATGATTATGTAG